The Biomphalaria glabrata chromosome 17, xgBioGlab47.1, whole genome shotgun sequence genome segment AAGCAGGATGGTATCAAGGAAATCATTATTCCAAATGCCAGTTTACAGCCATCCAAAAAACAATCAATGTTTGCAACAAATTACCTTTCTGATTTTCTGAAAATACAGCTCAGGATAGTTGTGGACCCAATAAGCCAAttgaatgatgaaaaagaacTTTACGATGAACCTTtaaaagacatatatatatatacatattcaatatgcattgtaataaaaaaataattaatggcttttaataactaataagCACAACTAGGACGTAATTCCttttgttgaaatatttatCCTTCAGCTATAAGGTAATAGAATTGAAAAGATTCTCTTCTAATGTTactttttaaagattatggtaaaaaaatctaaatcagtTTGTGGCGGAACTTTAAAActcaatacaagaaaaaaaaagtaatatctaTTAATACCATTTGTAAAATTAAACAGTTCAAAAAGATGAATACAATATTTAGctttatttgttaatatttatgcCTTGGTTTAATGTCGAAAACTTCATTTTacttatataaaattatttcaataaaaatggATGTTAATCAGTCAAAAACTTACGGTAGTTGAGTATGAGGGTATCCTTCCCACAGTTGGTTGACACTAGTGACATAGTTCTCCTGTAGAACATAGAACTCAAATCTAGCATCAACAAGTTTAATGCACATAGTGCTTCAGGCATTAAtcatatttatctatttttcaCAGCATAGACATTTTTAATAAACTCACTCTAAATAAAATGTCAGCACCCCAGACAGCCGAGACTAAGAAGAATATGAGCAGCTGCCCAGACTCATTGAATTTACTGTGCTTGATCTTTGACAAATGCATCTTGCGATTCAACTTCTGTTAACACAAAGCAAACATGATTAATAACACTCAACTTTACTGTACAATAGAAAGTTAAAACACAAGTCGAGTTCACCAATTTATAaggctaatataaaaaaaaaggcttcatataattaataatcatcatcattggcctccttcagtcgtagaacgactatggttcatctcgaacactttttcatatggctgtggagccctattttggagagacactcccgtccacatttattgcaggtcaaggtggcgtTCACTTTGGTGGtggaggagctggccattttccatgtggcacgcttttcttcaatataattataattaataattagctACCTTTGCTTTCCCTTAACTTAAGTCTTACATTCTATTGGTAACTTAGGTGTTAAGCTACATTTGGTTAGGGATCTATGCAATctcatgagttttttttttaaatccctaaATTATAACagagaaatgtgtttttttttaaaggttttaacAATGACTGCTAATTATAACAATCATAAGGAATGTTCACtattacatttttaacaaaGGGATTAGTAATCCCTTCTTTAATCACTGTTATGTTCAACATTATGACTTACATCTCAGCAGcatgtgcgtgctgggacaacccttgctgagaacaaaagaattgaagcggctttaatcaagagggaaaaaaagaaagctgccctgtctgctagccctaaatcagaggcatacacatgtatgaattgtggcaaagtctgccgttccagaattggcttgattagccacaccagattctgccccgtctcaagactaagccaaaaccagtgactcacttgggcgcatccattgcctttcgagacaaaaggagccatatatatatatatgacttacATCTAGAACGTATTCCTGGAGTACAGCATGAATAACAATGCAGATGAGGAAATAGAAGAAGGTGGTGAACAAATCCCGACTTCCACTGGAGTAGACTATATGCTCAACATTTGCTGAATCTGTAGAAGACAAAATGTATGAAATtatatttaacaaataaaaaaggtcCAAAGTGTCTAATTTagggggcatggtggcagaATCGTTAAACTGCTTGTTTCCCCACAGAGAGATATGTTCAAATCCTGTGATGAATGGGATTTTGAGCTTCAGTATTTTTACAATGCTCCAGAGTCAACccaacactaatgggtaccttgcATACATTGGGAAGTAATGacagttggtcaatgtgctatccatgacacccttgttaaccatcagCCATTGAAAGAGTAAACTTAACGTCATCTGACCCCATCGATTCTAAGGCCTgaaaagggtaactttacttaTTACTAGTGTCATAATTTTAGACTCTTTTAAATGTTGAGTAATGATGTATCTCACCATTTTTATTGGCTGGTAAACCAAGGGGTAACCATGGTAATGGCTACATCACAATGCAGTTTTGTTTTAACGAACAGCAAATTAACCCATTAAATAGAGAGAATCTAAATTCATTCAATATTAGTCTTGAGGGAGGTTTGCTGCTTATGTTATTTTAGTGCAGGACTATCTTCTTGAAGGAGACATATTTTCAAAGCAGAGGTGTAGTTTAGGTGTATACTGTAAGGGCAATGTCCATGCTGTGGTTTTATTGAGTAATTTGTTAAAAACTTTCATATTTGTATTCATGATAATAAAGATTCAGAACAACTATCAgggtttataattattttatgcaTGTATTTATAGCAtaccatttttatatttatccTTTCTTGAAATTACATACTATACTTTGATCATTTGTCCCCTAAGAGGTTATTACATTATCAAATGCATGATATAAACTTTGGCAAGTAACCAGGGATAGCAATGTAGCCATCAGAGTTTATTATAAATatgataattttttataaaataaataaaacaaaaaatggatcaaggaaaaaaaaaacttgaaagtttAAATTAAGATCCTTTCATGTTCAACTGTGGGGATACATTGATAAAGTTTGGCCTGAACCCTGTAGAGCAAAGGTTCAGATtctataaacaaataataaaatcagaTTACCAGGAAAACATGTATAcactaaaaattaaacatttttttaaatttcaaaacaaaaatgattttcatggttttaaagtatataaaaggaataaatttaatttgtttttagttttcataacaaccaaaatgataataataaaaggtAACTTACCATTCACTGTGCTGTTATTCTGCATGGTGATGAACAAACTAGCAACGGGTGATGTTGCCTGAGAGAAAAATTGTATCAAACTTTTTGAAATGAACTATTCTACTGTATGAAAAATATTAACTTAAAAAGTTGTATAAGTTATGATAAGGAAACTTGATTAACTTTGAAAAAAGACTGAATAAGTTATGTAATAGAGGGTCAACAGAGGTTATTAtgaaaaaattcatttatttaaaactcaaaaataaaaaaaaaattaaattacatttcattttaacTCTGACTCTGTATCGATGCTCCAATCATTGATTTTACCCAGGTATAAACCTTGGATTtacgctgttttttttttctaccatatgtttttaattgcttaaaaaTTATCtggaatagtttccctttgcgAAAACATCCAGAATCTCCTTCTTTCAATGTGTTTTTAtagagaaagatttttttttgaaagagtgGGGTCTTAAAAGGCTCTAGTGATGTGGGAAAGAGCTCAAAACATTCATTTTATGAGTATTTAAATAGTTTTCATATAAAGTTATGTggaaatatgaaaaaatatagtaaataatattttgtattctaCTTTGGATCATAATATATTTCCTATATTTAATCTACACCTAGAGCTGTTGACTTGTCCATGGTGGTCAGTTTTAATTTTCCCAATAGTAGCAACATAATTTAACAAAATTTCCATTTCATGTGTTTAAgatgtgtttttctttttaaaacgttTGTTACAATATggataaaaatgttaaacaatatttattttcaatacgAATCATAAAATTTTTCCAAAttcagttctagatctaaatcctgaAGGCTTTTTCGCAGtctgtaaatttttatttttaaatttcaaacattgctaatataaaaataattttttgtttataaaaattgctttgtgctatataaaaggGGCATGCTCACCTTTTTAAttctattactaaatatatcattttctaataaaaaacaaaatagttttaaaagtttgaTCAAAGCATTTTTTGTATTCCAAAAGGGCAAAAAACGTTAATTCCATCCATGAGTGGAACATTACTTAACTCACTGATTcaggtttgttttgtttagtgacATTCATAGCTAATATGAAATACTGTGAAAGTGGGTTTACTCTATTTGTTCTTCAATAGAGATTACTTTTTTTAGGGCATTCTCAATGTTGAAAGACAATTCACATACACTTCAGATTCCAATGTGTccttatcaagattggtcaaactatTTTGATTTCTAAAAGAATAATGCATACACAgatctacatacatacatgcattgTGATCATTGtgctgtatttatttatatataatatagaatctagtctatgtctatatataatatatagatctggaattctaaattctagagtagatgatagatctagctagtagattatagtaattatagatctagaatctagattagagttatattagatctagatctatagagattttttttttaatttgatttaaacatcttaattttaatctttaatgcctttatttaaatttatttaatgttcATTGCACATTGCAGCATATTAATGTAATCATGACCAcatacatttttacataaaCTCGCATGTGACATGACATTAAATGATGATGATTTAGTCTAGTAGATGATTTATGATTCAGCTTAACTGATCAACTCTTTAACTTATCATTATGATTAATCATTAACCAATAACTTGTGTTATTAGAGTATTACATTGTACTGTTAGAGTTaactttctctttattttaagCTGAGGCTTAGCCTTGATTAACTTAACTTAGTTGACTTAACTCTTAAAGTaacttattagatctattactagatctagaacttagaCAAAGTCTTAGTGACTTAGTGTTAGAGACTTAGTCGTATTAGACTTAGTGACACTTAGTCTTATATTACTTATAataatatctaatatataaagtagaatgtgaggtgtatgtatgtccccgtataaaaatcaaaaccgtttcactgatcttgataaaacttggtagaaatgttccttgggtactaacttagatcgtagtgtatgtattgtagccctaaaacaaaattaagaccctcaaaaaaaaaaaaaaaaaaaaaaaagttgcccaactctataaaagtattgtatcgtataaatctaggccatgtttacatacTGTGTCTAAACAATGAGACAAGACCgagaggtcacgcatgcgcagcagagatgaaaatctctagatctaaattagctatcattcaagaaaacattattttgttattttatacataaaaatacaaatatgtttctattcatttcattatttgatgctcattaaccttcaaatttgagtttacaaaacattttttacataaaatcatTCGCTCTAAATGTAAATAGCTTTAAACGTCTTGACATACTTTTCTGTAACTTGCGGCACCATTATATCGCATAGTGATACGAATGAAATGAACGTCAGAGGAGAGGTCATAATATTGCCCATTTTAAAGGcatattattaaacaaataaattacttACATAATACAATTTACTTTCCAAGCTCAGATCACAGTGTTTATAGTCTTTTACTATAATAGgctcaaagtttttatttattgactagactactgtggcattcaaattgtttagattctaaatctagagctacataaaattaaactaacaatcagttacaatgttatataaacaattacattcgcacgtttttagatctaaatataataacgtaaaataattaataagcttattGAACCTTAAATTTAGTTAAATTCAATCTTAAAATGAAAGATCAAGAATGTTTAGTGAAAGTAgattattttacttaatttaaacaaatgattCTAAGTTTAATCTAGGTAAAAAACTATactaaactctagatctatagatctcaatatatatgcaagcaaatctttttgtaacaaaatgGAATTAGGTCGATTAGCAATTTTAATAGCACtttttaaaccatttttacattcacacattcgctttacttataacattattattttgtttaattgtttttaattattattaaagcttttatatagtgctactttcatgcatatagaatgctcagagcATTATGGTTcattcacatttgtttcagtgctgcctttaggttcTCAGTAAACACAGGCTCACAGCTCGAGTGGGGTGTCGAGCCTCAAGTCCCCTTcattcataggtagccaagccaagccaagttcaagcctcttgaccacgcttcccacaaactATTCTAATGTACTATATCAGTGACATGCATATTGAGACCCGCGGGTAACATGATATGGCTagtaatttaataataacaacTTAAATAACTAAGACTAAGTTAAAAAACTTATAGATGAATAGATCTAATAAGCCTTAATTTTAATAAGGCAAAAAATATAATCAACTTTTTGATTATCAAGACCAAGATATTCAATGAAGATTGTCAAGAAGCAACTCTGAACATTTTATTACCTGAAACATAAGACCAATAATGAAAACCATGGCAATGCAAGATACAATGTCTGCATGATTCTGTATGAAAAACTCATGACTAAAAATTGGGGGATTTTTTGAACTCTTGCCGGAACGTCTGGGTGCCATCGTTCTGTTTTTCTAACAGCTGCGAGTTTATTTCACGCTGATGTGGACAAGAGCGAAATCAAAGTAGCCAGCTATGGTTATCAATTCTTACATGTTCCTAAAAGAGTATTTTCATAGTCGAAGCCCTAGTTAAGAGAACAAAGAAAAACTGATTGCAAACTAATTTGATCTATTTCTAAATAATactcatttcatttattttctttgaacaGTATTAGTAATATTTTTATGGTGCATCAattattatatagaaaaaacttaaaacaaataggGCTCAATTGATTGCATTTATCAGaagtaactagatctactttcattttctaaatatagatctagatttaggactagaatagttttcatttaaaatacatttaaaaaaaaaaaaaaaaaagatctagactagatctatctattaatctatATTTATCAGTTTATTCGTCTAATTTGGTTGATAAATTTGACAAGAGTACTGTTAGCAGGCTATAGCTTTATAATTCATAAGCTTAAGAATTAAGatacaaattacaaattttTCATGTGTAAAACTACTAGACCCTATATAATAGTAGGGCctagatatatagaatctagagtaAGATATAGAATTATCTTTAAATTGCAGTCTAAATGTAGATATTGTGtaataaactataaatatcaatattttataCTATCTCTAGCCCCCACCCCTTATGTTGTTTTTCAAAGGACAAACGATTTGTCACTGTTACGTATTCTTGACAATGTCTAAgctataatctttattatagatctacttattacaGTTAAAGTCATTTTAATGTTATACACATTTCCTGTAGGTGGGAGTATAATTGTAATGTATGGCTACCTGTAGccgaaattgtaaaaaaaaaaaagaataaagatcTTTAACTTCTTCTTATATGGCTCACATACAGACTTTAATATATCAATTAAAACCAATCTGTTTCGTAATGGCATACGTATAACTTTTAAGACCTCaatttatcccccccccccccctatataTCTGTGATGTCTTGAATACAAGAATGACAAGAAACGATACATGCCCTCTGAACCTAACTCCGATTGGTGAAAACGAGAAATGGGCGGAGTTCAGTCTAAACAAGATGCGTGCTGCGTCGGCTTGGGGAACAACACAGCGAGGAAATAGTAACACAAGACCTTGACCTTTTAAGCACAGTAGTCTCTACAATAGACAATCTGCCCTGTGGTTGGCTT includes the following:
- the LOC106055558 gene encoding translocating chain-associated membrane protein 1-like 1 gives rise to the protein MAPRRSGKSSKNPPIFSHEFFIQNHADIVSCIAMVFIIGLMFQATSPVASLFITMQNNSTVNDSANVEHIVYSSGSRDLFTTFFYFLICIVIHAVLQEYVLDKLNRKMHLSKIKHSKFNESGQLLIFFLVSAVWGADILFRENYVTSVNQLWEGYPHTQLPFIVKFFFIIQLAYWVHNYPELYFQKIRKEEMSGRLQYTTIYLIFIAAAYFLNFNRVALCALVLHYTVESLYHMALLCHFSEKADLAKTIFMVFNVLFVLVRLGTITLAVLTFWYGLAQSNNAVIDIATGNFNTYIVRINCLVAIGLCQAGLMWNFITFHLRKLREKSPSSKKLRSPSKKKAEPKAVLPEELDSLPEVDQNSATENGNVRARKVKK